GAGGAGGCGCGGCTACGGGCTCGCGCTCAGGATAGGGTTCGACGCCGCGAAAGGGGGCTTCATAGTTTCCTGCGACGCGGACGGGACGTATCCGGTGCGGGACATTCCTGCCATGGCACGACGCATGGAATCCGAGGGGCTGGATTTCCTCAGCACGGACAGGCTCGCTAAAATCAAGGAAGGGGCGATGAGCGGGCGCAACATGCTTGGGAACGCCGTGCTGAGCGGCGCAGCGAAACTGCTTTTCGGGATGCCGTTCAGGGATTCCCAGTCAGGGATGTGGATGATGAAAAAATCCGCGTGGGAGAAAATCCGCGGGCGCGTGAAAAGCGACGGGATGGCTTTCTCGCAGGAGATAAAGATAGAAGCCAATGGGTGCGGCCTCAGGTGCGCCGAGGCGCCGATAGAGTACGAAGTGCGCGAAGGCAATGCCAAGCTCAATCCCTGGCGGGACGGCTTGGGAAACCTGCTGGCGCTGTTCGAAAAAAGGATTTCGTGATTTGCCCGGTGGATGGATGCTCCAGGAATTGAAAAACGAGGTGAAAAAGCCCGCCGTGCTGTTCCTTATCGGTTATGTGCTGCTCTGCGCACTGCTCCAGCAGCAGTATGTGGGCGCGCTCAAGTCCCTTCCGAGCCCGCTTTACGGAGGGGATTTGTACTACCAGATGGGGGCGATAGAGCACATACGAAGCGGAGGCAGCGTGCTTGAAAGCTCGTCCATGGTTGGGACGACACCCGGCTATCTCCCGGCTTACGGCGTTTTCGTCGCGGCAATCTCCTGGCTGCTCAACACGGACACGTTCCACGGGATGCTGGCTTGCTCGATGATTCTGCTGTTCGCGACATACGCGTTATGGTATTTCGTGCTCAGGGAGATATGCGGAGACGAAAGCATGGCGGTGCTCGGGGCCATAATAGTGAATGTGCCTCCGGGGGATCCGGTATTCAAGTATACCGCATTTGCGATGTACTTCGTGACTCCGATAGCGCTGTACTTCTTCTGGAGGGCGTGGAAAAGCGAGGAACTGAAGGATTACGCAATGGCTGGAATAGTGTACGGCCTGCTTCCGTTGTGCCACATGGTGCTGTTCATAGGGATGACGATTTTAGCGGCCCTGCTTTTCGGAATCAAAATCTACAGGAACAAGGAATACGCTTCATTCGGGGCGCTCAAGAAATACGCGGTATTCGCTTTGATTGCGGCGCCGCTGCTCATGCTCTACTGGTACCAGCCGATATTTGAATACCACCTCAAATTCGCGTACGACAGGACGCACATGGAGCTTCCGGACTTCGGAACGCTCGGCGTGCAGCTCTGGTTCTTTTCAGACATTTGGGCAAGGATAACATCTAAAATAGGCCTCGTGATTGCTTCGGCGTTCGTGCTGCTCGGATTCAGGAAAATCAAGTGGGACGGATTCGAAGGGGCGCTTTTCATCGCTTCGCTCCTGGCAACTTTTTCATATTTCATAACCGAGCCCCTGTTGAAGATGAATTTCATACCCCAGTATCTCTCGATCATGATGCTGCTCCCTTCCATCGTCGTGCTTTCGCTCGGGTGCGCGAAGGAAGTGCTCGGTGGATGGAAGAGCGGGAAGCTGGTGCTTTATCTCTTGCTCCTTGTGCTTGCTGGCTCCGCTTTCCTGGAATTCCAAGACAGGACTGCGCAGGACAAATGGATCAAGGTAGGGATGAACCAGACGTTCCCCGAGGAGTATCTGGGTCTCAGGAGCTACCTAGTGAACAACACCGGAGTCGATGACGTGTTTCTTTCCACAAAGGAAGTTTCGTTCGCGCTCAACGCATTCAGCGGAAGAAAACTGGTCGTGAACAGGTGGGCGCACCAGAACAATCAGTACCTGGACATGCCTGGAAGGGACCGCGACGCGGCTGTCATGCTTTACGGAAAGAACGCGAGCATGAGCGTCGCGCTGATGAAAAGCTACGAGGTTAAGTACGTGTTCTGGCACGCCTACTGGTACAACTCGGAATTTATTTTTGATAGCAGCGGAAAGCCGGTGGATTGGTACGACCCGCTTATAACGATGAACACGGACGCGAACAGGAAAATGTTGGACGAGAACGGAGTCAAGTACAGGGAGATGAAATTCTGGCTCGACCCGTCCGGGAGGAGTTCGGACATAAGGAAATACGACATACTGCAGGTTTCGTACGAGAACTACGATTTTTCAGGGAACGGACCGTGGAACGACGGGCTTGACCAATATTTGGAGGAAGTGTGGAGTTACGAGGAAAACGGGCAGAAATACGCGGCTCTTTACAAGGTAAAGTACTGATTAGCCGATTTTCATCTCCGAAACGCGCACGTGCGGGCCTCCGTCGGAAACAGGAACGCTCTGGGCCATCTTCCCGCAGAAGCCCGGGCTGGTCCCGAAATCCTTCCCTACGCGCTCCACTTTCCCGAGCGTCTCAAGTATGTGGCCGCTCACTGTGACATCGCGCAGGATTTTCTCCTTTGAGCCGTTCTTGACTAGGTACGCTTCCTTTGCCGCGAACATGAAGTTCCCTGAGAAAATGTCCACGCTCCCGCCCTTCATCCCTATGACGTAAATTCCTTGCTTCACGTCAAAAACTTCGGATTCATTTGCGCTCCCTTTCTGGAATAGGGTGTTGCTCATGCGCACTACAGGCGGGAACGCAGGGCTTTCTGCGCGGGCGTGGCCGTTGCTAGCTGTTTTCAGGGAAAACGCGCTTCCGCGCGAATGCAAGTAGTTTTTCAGCACGCCCTTTTCTATTATCGGGACCGGCTGCGCCCGAACGCCTTCATCATCGTAAAAATACTGGCCGAAGGAATCGAACGTGGGGTCATCGGTTATGCTTACTGATTCGTGTGCAATCTTTTTTCCAATCTTGCCGCGCAGTAGGGATTCTCGTTCTACTATGCTGTCGCCCTCGCTCGCGTGCCCCAGCGCCTCGTGCGAAAAAACCCCGGTCATCTCGGGGTCCATTATCACAGGAAAGCGGCCTTTCGGAGATGGCCCGGAGTTGAGCAGGCGCTCGGCGCTTTCCAGCGCGTTCCGGGCGGTTTTGCATAAATCGAAATCAGAGTATCCTTTCCGCGAGGAGAGCCGGTCCATTCCACGCTGCGCCTGGATTCCGTCCTTCGCTACTGAAACCGAAGAGAAATACGAGTAGCTCTGCTTCTCGGAGATGAAGGAACCCTCACTGCTGAGGAACGTTTTTTCCACGCTCAGGTCGCGCAGGAGCAGGGTGGAATTCCTGGCTTTTTTGGAAAGCGAGAATTTCCTCGCTTCCCTGAGGAGCGCAATCCGCTCCTCGGTTTGCGGAATTTGGTAAATTTTGCCTGCTGAAGCGCGAATTGTTTTGGGTTCGCAGAGCTTGGATTTGCCTTTGTTGAGCCTCGCGAGGCGCTCCGCCCTTTTGAGCAGGGCCGGAAAATCATGAAGCGATGAGCTCCACGCATAGCCGAAGCTTCCGTTTACCAGGGCGCGCACGCCCATGCCAGTTATCTCCCCTTCAACGCCGGTGAGCTTCCCGTCCTCGAGCGAAAGGCCGGAGGTGAAGCCTGAGGATATGCGCGCGTCAGCGTAGAATCCGGCCCTGGAAAGGGCGGAGAGTATTTTTTCGCTGTCCATTTTATCAGACTTTTGCTGCAAATCCGGCGCAATCAGAGCATGGAGCGTATGGACTGCACGTATCCCCTGAGAGTTTCCCGGTCCTCCTTGCCTTTCAGGAGCCCGAGGAGCACGTAACTCCCCACCGGAATGAGCAGGAGCGCCTTGTCCTTGAACGAGATTTCAATTTCCTTGGCCCTGTCCCCGAGCTGTTCCATAAGGAGCTGGGAGTTGTTAGCCAGGTACTGGGAAATGAATGGCGCCGGGTCGTCCATGCCGAAAGTCGAGTAAACCAGCCCGCCGTCGCGCTTCACCAGCGCGGTCTCTATGCCTTTCCCCCTCATCTCGTCAACTATGTGCTTGAAATCTTCCATGGAATCAACCTAAAGGACCTCGAGGCCGGCCGGGCCGAGCCTTATCGGGAGCGCCATCGGGCTGTTGGGCACAGTGAGCTCGTGCGCGCCGGCTTTCTGGGAGAAATAAAGGACCTGGTCGCACAGGCTTTCCAGGCTGGTTATGAACTTCTTGTCGTGCATCCCTTCATCAACGAGCCACAGGCTGGTCGCGTTCGCGCCCTTCAGCCTGCCCTGTATCACCTGCAGGAATTTTATCACGGTGTCTGGCTGGGAATAGAGGCTGAGCGTTGAGAGTGAATGGAAAATGACGCGCAGCTTCTTCCCCTCGCTCTGGCCTATCACGTCGTTGAGCGCGAGCGAGAGGTCGTTGAGCGCGGCAGGCCCTGGAATCATTATGTCGCTCCTTCCGGTTTCCTTCGCGCCCACGGTCTGGGAATACGCGTCTATGAAAACGAGCTCCTTGCCGGTGTGTTTCTTGAGGTTCATGCCGAGGGAGTTGGATTTGGATTCCACTTCCTCGGGGCTCATGTCCATGGAAACGTAGGCTATCTTTTCGCCCTCGTTTGATCCTGCGAACGCGAAGTGGAACGCGAATGCGAGCTTCTCCTGCCCTGCCGGCCCGACCACCATCGCGGTGCCCGGGTTCTGGTAGCCGCCCTCGAGCACCACGTCCAATTCGTCTATGCCGGTCGACACCCGGTCCTTGCGGAAGAATTCGCGCTCCTTTGCCATGCGGCTTAAACTTCTTTTAAAATTATAAACCTAACCGTTGATTCCTAACGCATGGTCTACGCGAAGAGCGAAGGCAAGGAGAAGGAAGGTTTCCTTGGGGGCGGGATAAAGCGGAGCGAGGACGAGGATTACAAGGCGCTTTCAAGCCTATGGGAAACCATGCGGGATGCGATTCTCGAGCCCAAGAGCGGAAAGGACGTTGACAGGTTCGATGCGCGAGTGACCGCCATGCTCAGGAATCCAGAGGAGAGGCGCATATTCCAGATGCTCGAGAAGGAGATGAAGCTCGCGGCGCTCGGGAAATCCGGCCTCGGGATAAGGAGGGGCGAGAGCGCGGCTTTTTTCGCTTACTGCGGGTCTGGGGAGCCCGAAGAGAGGGTTGCGGGGCTCAGGGAGCTCCAACGAGATGTAAGGAAAAGCAGGGAAAACATCGAATACCTGGAAGCCAGGGTGGAAAGGCTCGGGGAGGAGGAGCTCGCGAGGCTGGCTGCACTGGCAGTGAAGGGCGCGAAGAAATCCGAGGTGGAGGAGGCGCTCGGAAGCAACGCGAGCCCTGAAGCAGTGGAGCGGGTTTACGAGCTGATTGCGAAGCAGGACGCGTCCTCACTCGCGGCGCGGGACTTGTACGGGATTGAGAAGAGCGAGTACGAGAAGCTTTTCGGAATAGCCGCGAAAAACGAGATGGTTGCGGTGCTCATTCTTTACAGGCGCATTTTAGGCGATGCAGGGTTCACGCGGGCGATGGAACGGATTGGAGAGGGAAAGGAAGGCGCGCTTTTCGCCGAGATGCATAAGATGGACCTGGCCGCGCAGTATTTCTTCCTCTCTGTGCTCGCGCCGGAGCTGGTGAGGAACGGGATGTGGAGCAAATCCGTGCTCGGGATGCTCTCGGACGCGCTCGGGAAGGTGGGGGAGCTGGCGCGCGGGCTCGGCCTTAGTCCGGTCAGGAAGAGGATGGAGTTCCTCAACGGGGCCAGGAAAATCGTTTCCAGGTTCGGGGACTTCGGGGGCGTGAACCTCGGCCTGTTCTCTGCCGCTTTCATTGCGAAGATGGTGAAGTGATGGATTTCGACATGGCGCTCAGGTGCCTCAAAACCGTGAAGAGGATGGGCTTCAGGGAGCAGGAGCTCGGGCTCCCGATTCCAGACGCGGCGCCTTGCGCCGCCGCTGTGCCCCACGAGGACAATTTTTCCGGATTCGTGGAAAGCGAGGACGATTCATCCTACAGGGAACTCATGCTCTCGGATTTTCCCTCCACGTCGAAAGGGGCTTTCGCGTTCGGGTGCGTGATGCACGGACTCGGAAAGGCGCTCGGGGATTATTCCGAAGACTCGGAAAAGAATGGAAGCGCGCTGAGGTTCGGGATGAAGAACCGGAACGGGCATGATGAATGGCTCGATGCTCTTGCATCAGGGAAAAACACGGACTCGGTGCTGGACTCGCTTCCTGCGAAGGCGAAGCACGAACGCGAGATTGAGCGCGCATTCGCGGTGCATTCTGACGGGGAAGATGTAAAAGTTTACATGAAGTTTGGAAAGGGCTGGAAAAAGGCCTTCGCGGTCCCTTACACTGAAAACACCTGGCCCGTGAAAGAGGATGAATTCTTGGCGGCGTACGCGCTCGGAACGGGCATATACGGCGGGAGGGAGTTCAGCCCTTCGTATTCGAGCGCCCTGTACGCGGCAACGCGCAAAGGCGAATACGGATGGATTTCAGAGGAATTCGGCATAGGGAACCTAATGGGGAGCGCTTCCGAACTGCACAATTCCCTGGCCGAGCCTGGCTTCGGGCAGTTCCTCGCATTCGCGTACCTCCTCTCCAAAGGGCAAGTAGCGCGGATAAGGGAACGCACCGTGCGCGCTCCTGAGTTTTACTTCAACGTTCCTTACGCGCTCGTGAAAGCTGGGGTGGAAAGGAACAGGGGCAACATGCAGGAATCGCTCTTCCTGCTCAGGTGCGTTTCGGACCTTTCGCTGCTCACGCTCAGGTTCTCGCCGCTCGGGGGGAGGATGCTGGCGCTCGCGAAATATTTTGATGGCATGGAAAACATGGCGAACAGGAGGTTCGCGCTTTCTGGAAGCGTGGTGAAGATGCTGCGCGATATAGGGATGGGAACGAAGAAGGGCGGGCCGCTTGCGCTCGAGAAGAAGGATTTTTCCACGCGCGGCGGGAAAACGTACATGACGTTCGGCGCGCTGCTCTGGGCGATGAAGGCTGCCGCGATCAGGGGGGCAAAATGGGAGGGGCCGGAATTCTGGGCCTCGCTAAGGTCGCAGAACGCGAAGGTCTTCGTGATGAGCTATGGGGAGGAGGACGCGCTGGACCTGCTGGAGGAGGAAACAGAAGTAACGAGGGGCTCGGACATAGTCAAAGTGGAGGAATTTTTTTCCAAGCTCGTGGTGAAAAGGGCGATGGCGCTCGAAAGCGGCAGGGCGAAAGAGATTAAAGCGCACCTTGCGAGAATCATAGAGGTGGCTGACAAACGCTCGGCTGATGAAAAGGCGCTCCTTGCGGAGAACGGAAGCTGCGGGGAGGCGGTATACGAGGCAGCTGCCAGGGGGAAGCGGGCTGCGCTCGCGCTCGTGAGCTCGAAGAGGTTCTATTAGGGGTTTTGCAGGATGGAAAAGATAAAGATGGAAATAGCCGGGGAACTCTCGCTTTCGGACCAGGTCGGGCCTACGATGAAGAAGTGGCGGGAGATATTCAGCATATCCCAAGTGGAGCTCTCGCGCCACCTGGGCATAAGCGTTTCCACCATAAGCGATTACGAGGGGAACAGGAGGAAGAGCCCTGGAACCGCGGTGATAAAGCGGTTCGTGAACGCGCTTTTCGACATAGACCGGCAGAAGGGGGGGCTGATAAGCCAGAAGCTCCTGGAAG
This genomic stretch from Candidatus Micrarchaeia archaeon harbors:
- a CDS encoding RAD55 family ATPase, translated to MAKEREFFRKDRVSTGIDELDVVLEGGYQNPGTAMVVGPAGQEKLAFAFHFAFAGSNEGEKIAYVSMDMSPEEVESKSNSLGMNLKKHTGKELVFIDAYSQTVGAKETGRSDIMIPGPAALNDLSLALNDVIGQSEGKKLRVIFHSLSTLSLYSQPDTVIKFLQVIQGRLKGANATSLWLVDEGMHDKKFITSLESLCDQVLYFSQKAGAHELTVPNSPMALPIRLGPAGLEVL
- a CDS encoding glycosyltransferase family 39 protein, translating into MLQELKNEVKKPAVLFLIGYVLLCALLQQQYVGALKSLPSPLYGGDLYYQMGAIEHIRSGGSVLESSSMVGTTPGYLPAYGVFVAAISWLLNTDTFHGMLACSMILLFATYALWYFVLREICGDESMAVLGAIIVNVPPGDPVFKYTAFAMYFVTPIALYFFWRAWKSEELKDYAMAGIVYGLLPLCHMVLFIGMTILAALLFGIKIYRNKEYASFGALKKYAVFALIAAPLLMLYWYQPIFEYHLKFAYDRTHMELPDFGTLGVQLWFFSDIWARITSKIGLVIASAFVLLGFRKIKWDGFEGALFIASLLATFSYFITEPLLKMNFIPQYLSIMMLLPSIVVLSLGCAKEVLGGWKSGKLVLYLLLLVLAGSAFLEFQDRTAQDKWIKVGMNQTFPEEYLGLRSYLVNNTGVDDVFLSTKEVSFALNAFSGRKLVVNRWAHQNNQYLDMPGRDRDAAVMLYGKNASMSVALMKSYEVKYVFWHAYWYNSEFIFDSSGKPVDWYDPLITMNTDANRKMLDENGVKYREMKFWLDPSGRSSDIRKYDILQVSYENYDFSGNGPWNDGLDQYLEEVWSYEENGQKYAALYKVKY
- a CDS encoding TldD/PmbA family protein; translation: MDSEKILSALSRAGFYADARISSGFTSGLSLEDGKLTGVEGEITGMGVRALVNGSFGYAWSSSLHDFPALLKRAERLARLNKGKSKLCEPKTIRASAGKIYQIPQTEERIALLREARKFSLSKKARNSTLLLRDLSVEKTFLSSEGSFISEKQSYSYFSSVSVAKDGIQAQRGMDRLSSRKGYSDFDLCKTARNALESAERLLNSGPSPKGRFPVIMDPEMTGVFSHEALGHASEGDSIVERESLLRGKIGKKIAHESVSITDDPTFDSFGQYFYDDEGVRAQPVPIIEKGVLKNYLHSRGSAFSLKTASNGHARAESPAFPPVVRMSNTLFQKGSANESEVFDVKQGIYVIGMKGGSVDIFSGNFMFAAKEAYLVKNGSKEKILRDVTVSGHILETLGKVERVGKDFGTSPGFCGKMAQSVPVSDGGPHVRVSEMKIG
- a CDS encoding glycosyltransferase family 2 protein — encoded protein: MEKITVVIPALDEEKGIGRTISEIPVGKLRELGLETEIIVVDGGSADSTREIAERGGARVIVERRRGYGLALRIGFDAAKGGFIVSCDADGTYPVRDIPAMARRMESEGLDFLSTDRLAKIKEGAMSGRNMLGNAVLSGAAKLLFGMPFRDSQSGMWMMKKSAWEKIRGRVKSDGMAFSQEIKIEANGCGLRCAEAPIEYEVREGNAKLNPWRDGLGNLLALFEKRIS